The following proteins come from a genomic window of Syngnathus acus chromosome 15, fSynAcu1.2, whole genome shotgun sequence:
- the sptlc3 gene encoding serine palmitoyltransferase 3, translating to MVQGGVWCDRPLMETLTHSDQNGLKRKEVSHTTQKHAWDPEVTYGQHRQEVYEKAPMHVAVMTYLGFGIVTLFGYFRDFLRAVGLEKRNLAQERVEQKDFVPLYQDFENFYTRNLYMRVRDNWNRPLCSLPGPVFDLMERLSDDYNWTFRLTGRTIYNVINMGSYNYLGFAENNADYLETVADKARQYGLGVCSTRQETGTLDIHIELEEQMARFLGVESTMVFGMGFATNSMNIPALVGKGCLILSDELNHTSLILGARLSGATIKVFKHNDMVHLEKQLRDSICSGQPRTHRPWRKILIMVEGIYSMEGSVVRLPELIALKKKYKACLYLDEAHSIGAVGPGGRGVTELFGVNPADVDVMMGTFTKSFGAAGGYIAGKKELVDYLRSRSHSAMYTSGMSPPIAEQVIRTIKCITGQDGSTEGIRRIRQLARNTRYFRDKVKKLGFIIYGNDDSPVVPVLLYMPGKVVAFAREMLARKIAVVVVGFPATPLTEARARFCMSAAHTRDMLDEVLHHMDELGDALGLKLSRRK from the exons ATGGTGCAGGGGGGAGTATGGTGCGACCGGCCCCTCATGGAGACGTTGACCCATTCGGATCAAAACGGACTGAAACGCAAAGAGGTTTCACACACGACACAG AAACATGCTTGGGATCCTGAAGTCACCTATGGCCAACACAGACAGGAAGTCTATGAAAAGGCGCCTATGCACGTGGCTGTCATGACGTACCTGGGCTTTGGCATCGTCACCCTCTTTGGCTACTTCAGAGACTTCCTCAGAGCTGTGGGCTTAGAGAAGCGCAATCTTGCACAGGAACGAGTGGAACAGAAG GATTTTGTACCACTTTATCAAGACTTTGAAAACTTCTACACTCGAAACCTGTATATGAGAGTACGAGACAATTGGAACCGGCCGCTATGCAGCCTGCCAGGACCCGTCTTCGACCTGATGGAGAGACTTTCTGACGACTACAACTGGACATTTCG ATTAACTGGCCGGACAATATACAACGTCATCAACATGGGCTCCTACAACTACCTCGGCTTTGCAGAGAACAATGCCGATTACCTTGAAACGGTGGCAGACAAAGCACGCCAGTACGGGCTCGGCGTTTGTAGCACACGGCAGGAAACAG GTACCTTGGATATTCACATAGAGCTTGAAGAACAAATGGCCCGTTTCCTTGGAGTGGAGTCTACCATGGTGTTTGGGATGGGTTTTGCCACAAACTCTATGAACATTCCTGCACTTGTTGGCAAG GGCTGTTTGATCCTGAGTGATGAGCTCAACCACACTTCTCTCATCTTAGGGGCTCGATTGTCAGGAGCAACCATCAAGGTGTTCAAACACAATG ACATGGTCCATTTAGAGAAGCAGTTAAGAGACTCAATCTGCTCAGGGCAACCTCGAACCCACAGGCCCTGGAGGAAAATCCTGATTATGGTGGAAGGCATCTATAG CATGGAGGGCTCAGTGGTACGACTGCCCGAACTGATTGCACTGAAGAAGAAATATAAGGCATGTCTGTACCTGGATGAAGCTCACAGCATCGGTGCAGTGGGGCCAGGAGGGAGGGGCGTGACAGAGCTGTTTGGGGTGAACCCAGCAGATGTGGATGTGATGATGGGCACCTTCACCAAGAGCTTTGGGGCTGCTGGAGGCTATATTGCAGGAAAAAAG GAGCTGGTTGACTACCTTCGTAGCCGGTCCCACAGTGCCATGTACACCTCAGGCATGTCTCCTCCTATCGCTGAGCAGGTCATAAGAACCATAAAGTGCATCACCGgacaagatggcagcacagAGG GTATCAGACGCATCCGGCAATTGGCTCGGAACACCAGATACTTCCGAGACAAGGTGAAGAAATTGGGCTTCATCATCTACGGCAACGATGACTCCCCTGTGGTCCCCGTCCTGCTCTACATGCCAGGCAAAGTGGT AGCTTTTGCTCGAGAAATGCTTGCGAGGAAAATTGCTGTAGTCGTGGTCGGCTTCCCCGCTACGCCACTAACCGAAGCCCGCGCTCGCTTCTGTATGTCTGCAGCCCACACCAGAGACATGCTGGATGAG GTGCTACACCACATGGACGAGTTGGGAGACGCTCTGGGTTTGAAGTTGTCACGACGGAAATAA